In the Thermogemmatispora onikobensis genome, GCAGGCCCTCGGGTCCCGCCAGCAGCAGCGTTTCATCGTCGACGGCAGCCCAGCCGGTCAACGGCAAGCTCAGCCCTTGCAGGCGCTGCCATTCCGCCGTCTCGCCCGCCTCGTCCTCTGTCAGCCTGGCCTGCAGTGGGGCCGTATGTGTCCCCACCAGCCACAGACGCTCACCCTGGGGCTGCAGACGCAGCAGATCATGCAGCGGCGGCTCTGGAAGAGCACGCCAACTGTGACCATCGTCGTCACTGACCAGCACCCCCTCAGCAGTGCCCGCATAGAGCCGGCCCCTGCCCCGGCCCTGGCGACAGATATGCACTATCCGCCCGTCGACCGTCTGCCAGCTCCTGCCGCCATCGGTCGAGCGCAGCAGGCCGCGCTGCGTTCCCAGCAAGAGCGTGCCGGCCTCCGTCGTGAAGAGCGAGAGAGGATGGACCCCTTCCAGGTCCACCGCCGCCTGCAGGGATTGCCAGCGCTCGCCTTCGGCATCAGCCTGCAGCAGGGTGCCATCCTCCAGTACCGCCAGCACTTCCCCACCCGGCAGGCGCGTCAAGACCTCGACCGCTCCCTCGCTGCTCTCCAGGACCCGCCGCCAGCCGCGGCCACCGTCGCGCGAGCGATAGATCCCCTCATCGGTGGCCGCCAGGACCGCCAGCCGATCCAGCCAGAGGAGATCAGTGATCTCCTGGCTGTGCAGACCAAAGGAGACGTTGCGCCAGGTGCGCCCGCCATCGCTGCTGCGCAAGATGCCGTTGGCCAGCGTCCCAGCCAGCACGGTATTGTCGCTGCCGAACGTAGGCGAGGGCGCCAGGGCCGTCACCCCGACGCTTCCATCCTCGATCTCGGCGCGCTGCCAGCCGGCTCCGCCCGTGAGCGAATAGGCCAGACCGCCATTGCCGCCGGCTAGTAGCAGATTGCCATAGGCCCATAAGACCGTGACCGGCGCCGGCGGCAAGAGCACCGGCCCCGGCTCCCACGTTCCAGCCTCTGCCTCTTCCGGCTGCTCGGAGGCCGCCCGATAGCAGGCAACGCCTCCCAGACCACCGGCCCACAAGCGACCCGGCGCCGGGGCCAGGGCATAGATTGGCGTCGGCAAAGCCGGCGTCACCAGCTCGCGCCAGGTCTGTCTGTCTGACTCCGATCCTCTCCCTGTGGTCATACTCAAAAGCAGACACCTCCTTCCGCTTTGCTCAGCTGCGTCACGCGCTTCAGCTTCAGCGCCCTCGGCTCTTGTCATTATCGCAGAGAGCCGCAAGCGCCTGCGCTCTCCCACCACTCAGTGGCCACAGAGGAAGATCACAGGCCGCCGGGTCTCCTCCCCACAGACGTGGCTCGCTGCCCGCTGCCCGGCCCCCCTCGCGTTCATCCATGAAAGACCACCGCATCGGTGGTGACCAGCATTGTTGCCAGACTGACCGCTGCCTGTAAGGCCCCACGCACAATGCTGCAGCAGTCCAGGATGCCGCGCTCCCACATCGAGGCCACCTCACCACGCAGGGCATCAAAACCATAGTCGGCCCCCCGGCGACGCACCTCTTCCAGCACCAGCGGTGGATGCCTGCCTCCATGATTGCGCACAATCTGCAGAAATGGCTCCTGCAGCGCAGCCTCCAACAGCGCTACCCCCTGACGCTCGTCATCGGCGGCACAGGCCACCCGCGCCTCCTGCAGCGCCGGCAGACAGTTGAGGAGGGCCACGCCGCCACCGGGCACCAGGCCGCCCTCGTAGGCCGCCTCCAGCACGCGCAGCGCCTTTTCTGCCTGCTCTTTTCTCAGCTCCAGCTCATGCTCGCTGACAGCTCCGATCTTGAGAATGCCAATCCCGCCCGTCAGACGCGCCTGACGCAGGCGCAGAAACTCCCACTCGCTCTGTTTCCCGCGCGTGGTCTCGCGTAGCGCGGCCCGCACCGCCGCCAGGCGCTGCTGAATATCGCGCGTCCGTCCCTGACCGCCGATGAGCGTCACCCCCGTGGGAGTGAGGATCGCCTGCTGGGCGTGGCCCAGGTGCTCGCGTCGCAGATGGCGGCAGAGGGTGCCAGTCAGCTCCGAAAGCACTGTGCCCCCTGTCAAGGCCGCCATATCGGCCAGGTCATCGTGCACCAGGGTCGCCCCGCTGGAGAGCACCAGCAGGCCGAGCGTCACCAGGCCACGCACGTGGTTGGCCGTCAGCATGGTCAGGGCCGGCCCCCGCAAGGCGCGCGCGACCACCAGCAGAGGGGGCCGGCCTGGCTCGGCCAGCACCAGCTCCAGCATGGGCAGCACCTGCTCAACTTCGTGCAGTTCCTCATCGGCGAGGACAATCCAGGGCTGACGCAGGATCAGCCCAGCCTCGCCCTCCGGCAGGAGCGCACGCGCCGGGATGTAGCCGTCCCACTTGCCTCCGCGAATATACTCGTGATCAAGACCCGGCCAGGGCAGCTCCTCGGTGACAATGGTCGAGCACGGCCCCAGCACCTCGAACATGCGCGCCAGCACCTCGCTCAGCTCGCTATCGCCCGTCACCCCCAAAACCAGGGCCTGCACCTCCTCACAGCGCCCCAAGGGACGCGCCTGACGCTCCAGAGCGGCCTCGACCGCCACAAGGGCCCGCTGCAGGCCACGCGCCAGGGCCGGCGGACTGGCCCCCGCCGCTAGCTGGCGACAGGCCTCGTGCACCAGGGCCCGCACCATGACTGCCGCCAGCGCTACCCCATCGCCATAGCGCTCGTGCAGCTCCAGCGCCATCTTGCGCAGCAACATGGCCCCCAGATTGTCGCCGCGGTCGCGCAGGGCGATGACGCGCCGCGCAATGGTGCTGGCGTCGGCCAGGACCTCGCACTCACTACGAGTCCGTTCATTGAGAACCAGGGTGCGCGCCGGCCCTAGGGTCAGGGCCAGGGGCCGGGCCAGCAGATCAACGCCACGTACCAGGAGGCGTAAGGCCCGCGGCAGGCGGATCAGCGAGGGCTGCTGCGCCACCCGCCGCAGCTCCGTAACCAGGCGCCGCGCCTCCGCCAGCCGATAGCCGGTCGTGACGTCGCGCGGAT is a window encoding:
- a CDS encoding WD40/YVTN/BNR-like repeat-containing protein, producing MTTGRGSESDRQTWRELVTPALPTPIYALAPAPGRLWAGGLGGVACYRAASEQPEEAEAGTWEPGPVLLPPAPVTVLWAYGNLLLAGGNGGLAYSLTGGAGWQRAEIEDGSVGVTALAPSPTFGSDNTVLAGTLANGILRSSDGGRTWRNVSFGLHSQEITDLLWLDRLAVLAATDEGIYRSRDGGRGWRRVLESSEGAVEVLTRLPGGEVLAVLEDGTLLQADAEGERWQSLQAAVDLEGVHPLSLFTTEAGTLLLGTQRGLLRSTDGGRSWQTVDGRIVHICRQGRGRGRLYAGTAEGVLVSDDDGHSWRALPEPPLHDLLRLQPQGERLWLVGTHTAPLQARLTEDEAGETAEWQRLQGLSLPLTGWAAVDDETLLLAGPEGLLRLWPASGEHQLLLAEPLEGNTLITWAGSAPNRHIWVASGDGRRLWHSADDGASWRQLTPPFGVTLLAALQATPEHLVAATYDPRQYHVCLWYSTDDGSNWIRGLEADTNWPLVASCAEPLALGIGNILLLAGPDGNWRRSPVGHGGGGIRRVVSCERAGQRLLFVLAGGGIFRSDDLGQSWQAQHEGLPLVRIADIACTSTRLVALLSGGVLCLRRL
- a CDS encoding TCP-1/cpn60 chaperonin family protein is translated as MTTLRPRDPRDVTTGYRLAEARRLVTELRRVAQQPSLIRLPRALRLLVRGVDLLARPLALTLGPARTLVLNERTRSECEVLADASTIARRVIALRDRGDNLGAMLLRKMALELHERYGDGVALAAVMVRALVHEACRQLAAGASPPALARGLQRALVAVEAALERQARPLGRCEEVQALVLGVTGDSELSEVLARMFEVLGPCSTIVTEELPWPGLDHEYIRGGKWDGYIPARALLPEGEAGLILRQPWIVLADEELHEVEQVLPMLELVLAEPGRPPLLVVARALRGPALTMLTANHVRGLVTLGLLVLSSGATLVHDDLADMAALTGGTVLSELTGTLCRHLRREHLGHAQQAILTPTGVTLIGGQGRTRDIQQRLAAVRAALRETTRGKQSEWEFLRLRQARLTGGIGILKIGAVSEHELELRKEQAEKALRVLEAAYEGGLVPGGGVALLNCLPALQEARVACAADDERQGVALLEAALQEPFLQIVRNHGGRHPPLVLEEVRRRGADYGFDALRGEVASMWERGILDCCSIVRGALQAAVSLATMLVTTDAVVFHG